A part of bacterium genomic DNA contains:
- the dxs gene encoding 1-deoxy-D-xylulose-5-phosphate synthase: MGKVFDRVNVPNDLKKLSTEELVQLSHELRQHVIDEITRIGGHLAPSLGVVEISVALHYIFDAPTDKIIWDVGHQAYVHKLLTGRKDRFHTIRQLDGLSGFCKIHESEYDAFGAGHASTSISAAVGMAIARDRLQQDHKVVSVIGDGSLTGGMAFEAMNNAGMLKTDMLVILNDNMMSISTNVGALSNYLTDLISTPMYNKVKDEIWNALGKFHDLGDKVRQGLAKLDEGVKSILVPGHFFESLGFRYFGPIDGHDLPRMIKLLHDVKNLKGPILIHALTKKGKGMPLEEQDVEKYKVNANKFHAVTPPKKAEPSAVEIKSAPSYTDVFGKTVVKMCRMNPNVVGITAAMADGTGLKYLAKEMPERFFDVGIAEQHAVTMSAGMALSGLKPVVAIYSSFLQRAYDQIVHDVAIQNIPVFFCLDRAGLVGADGPTHHGSLDLSYLRCIQGMVIMSPKDENELKDMVYTGIHYNEGPIAMRFPRGNGLGVTIKDEFERIKIGRSETIQEGNDIAIIAVGPMVDHAVQASKILLRDGYTMQVVNARFIKPLDEDMLTEICRKFEDVITVEDSVMIGGFGSGVLETIYSVSFIEKGSKKDKKFADKIAALQIERMGLPDQFVEHGECNILYQRVGIDPVSIAAKAKMMIERRRTGGMQMLNKNNFKASAS; encoded by the coding sequence ATGGGAAAAGTTTTCGATCGGGTCAATGTTCCAAACGACCTGAAAAAACTTTCTACCGAAGAATTGGTACAATTATCTCATGAACTGCGTCAACATGTTATTGATGAAATCACACGCATCGGCGGACACTTAGCGCCCAGCCTCGGCGTGGTAGAAATCTCCGTTGCATTGCATTATATCTTTGATGCGCCTACCGACAAGATCATTTGGGACGTGGGCCACCAGGCGTATGTGCATAAATTGCTTACGGGCCGCAAAGATCGATTTCATACCATTCGACAGTTGGATGGCTTAAGCGGATTTTGTAAAATTCACGAAAGCGAATACGACGCGTTCGGTGCTGGACATGCCAGTACGTCTATTTCTGCGGCGGTGGGTATGGCTATAGCGCGAGACCGGCTGCAACAGGATCATAAAGTGGTTTCCGTTATAGGCGACGGATCGCTCACCGGCGGTATGGCTTTTGAAGCAATGAATAATGCAGGAATGCTCAAAACCGACATGCTTGTCATTCTTAATGATAACATGATGTCCATTTCAACCAACGTAGGCGCGCTGTCCAATTATCTCACCGATTTGATCTCCACGCCGATGTATAACAAAGTTAAAGACGAAATATGGAATGCGCTCGGCAAGTTTCATGATCTTGGCGACAAGGTAAGACAGGGGCTTGCCAAACTCGATGAAGGCGTAAAATCGATTTTGGTTCCAGGGCATTTTTTTGAAAGCTTAGGATTTCGTTACTTTGGCCCGATTGACGGCCACGACCTGCCGCGAATGATCAAATTACTCCACGATGTAAAAAACCTGAAGGGGCCTATCTTAATTCATGCTCTGACCAAAAAAGGCAAGGGCATGCCACTAGAGGAACAAGACGTTGAAAAGTATAAAGTGAATGCGAATAAGTTTCATGCCGTAACCCCACCTAAGAAAGCTGAACCGAGCGCGGTTGAAATTAAATCGGCGCCAAGTTATACGGATGTTTTCGGAAAGACCGTTGTCAAGATGTGCCGGATGAATCCAAATGTGGTTGGAATTACGGCTGCGATGGCTGATGGAACAGGGCTAAAATATTTAGCTAAGGAAATGCCCGAACGTTTTTTTGACGTTGGCATTGCGGAGCAACATGCTGTAACGATGTCTGCCGGCATGGCATTGAGCGGATTAAAGCCGGTCGTGGCGATTTATTCCTCTTTCCTGCAAAGAGCATATGATCAAATCGTTCATGACGTTGCGATCCAGAATATTCCGGTATTCTTCTGTTTAGACCGCGCGGGATTGGTTGGTGCAGACGGACCGACGCATCACGGCTCGCTGGACCTTTCTTATCTGCGATGTATTCAAGGTATGGTGATCATGTCCCCAAAAGACGAGAACGAGTTAAAGGATATGGTTTATACAGGGATTCACTATAATGAAGGGCCCATTGCCATGCGTTTTCCTCGCGGTAATGGACTTGGGGTGACTATAAAAGACGAATTTGAGCGAATTAAAATCGGAAGATCTGAAACGATTCAGGAAGGGAACGATATTGCAATTATTGCAGTAGGACCCATGGTAGATCACGCAGTTCAAGCATCCAAGATTCTTCTGCGGGACGGATATACCATGCAGGTAGTTAATGCGCGTTTTATTAAACCGCTGGATGAGGATATGCTTACGGAAATATGCAGAAAATTCGAAGATGTTATTACGGTAGAGGATAGCGTCATGATCGGAGGATTTGGCAGCGGCGTTTTGGAGACGATATATTCTGTGTCGTTCATTGAAAAAGGATCAAAAAAGGATAAAAAATTCGCCGACAAAATCGCAGCGCTGCAAATCGAGCGAATGGGTCTTCCGGATCAGTTTGTCGAACATGGCGAATGCAATATACTTTACCAACGCGTTGGGATTGATCCGGTCAGCATTGCAGCCAAGGCCAAAATGATGATAGAACGGCGACGAACCGGCGGGATGCAAATGTTGAATAAAAATAATTTTAAAGCCAGCGCCAGCTAG
- the pta gene encoding phosphate acetyltransferase, with protein MKIMDMIREKARKKKCRIVLPEGEEDRTIQALKIILESQTAKPLLLGDADKIRQRAYELSVDIPSSVSIIDPKKSEKTSDMSSELFTMRKAKGMTYEQSKTAMQSVLYYGSMMVKRGEVDGMVGGAVHTTADVLRSAIHCVGTAPGISTVSSIFMMILPEGRVLTYGDCAVMPYPDPNQLADIAIASADSHLQLTGEEPIVALLSFSTKGSANHEAVDKVTQALGIAKKKRPDLKIDGEMQFDAAFVESIGQRKSPGSPVAGKANVYIFPNLDAGNICYKVTERIGKAQAVGPVIQGLAKPINDLSRGCSAQDIADVVAICCVKV; from the coding sequence ATGAAAATAATGGACATGATACGGGAAAAGGCGCGGAAGAAAAAATGCCGCATCGTTTTACCCGAAGGCGAAGAAGACAGGACCATTCAGGCCCTGAAAATAATTCTCGAATCACAAACAGCAAAACCATTACTATTAGGCGATGCCGACAAGATCCGGCAAAGGGCTTATGAACTTAGCGTTGATATCCCCTCTTCAGTTTCGATAATTGATCCGAAAAAATCTGAAAAAACATCGGACATGTCGAGCGAACTTTTTACCATGCGCAAGGCCAAGGGGATGACTTATGAACAGTCCAAAACAGCTATGCAGAGCGTTCTTTACTACGGATCTATGATGGTTAAACGAGGCGAAGTTGACGGCATGGTCGGAGGAGCTGTTCACACGACAGCCGACGTCTTGCGTTCCGCAATACACTGCGTGGGAACTGCGCCCGGAATCAGTACCGTCTCCAGTATATTCATGATGATTCTACCGGAGGGGCGCGTTTTGACATACGGCGACTGCGCAGTGATGCCTTATCCTGATCCTAATCAGCTGGCGGATATTGCTATCGCGTCCGCTGACAGTCACCTGCAACTCACCGGCGAAGAACCGATCGTTGCGCTCCTGTCTTTTTCAACAAAAGGAAGCGCAAATCACGAGGCAGTTGATAAAGTAACTCAGGCTTTAGGAATTGCAAAAAAGAAACGCCCCGATCTCAAGATCGATGGAGAGATGCAATTTGATGCAGCTTTTGTAGAATCCATAGGACAGCGGAAGTCGCCGGGCAGCCCGGTTGCTGGAAAAGCAAATGTCTATATTTTTCCGAATTTAGACGCAGGCAATATTTGTTATAAAGTTACTGAGCGAATTGGGAAGGCACAGGCGGTAGGGCCGGTAATTCAGGGTTTGGCAAAACCGATTAACGATCTTTCTAGAGGATGTAGCGCGCAGGACATTGCGGATGTAGTCGCCATTTGCTGCGTGAAAGTCTAG
- a CDS encoding UPF0164 family protein, with product MVKLSKRKVNWLILDNMKYRILYTVLLIVIFQAVVFAGDGTRRYANAFLEIPLGARAAGIGNAYVAVADDGTAFFWNPAGVALMHKREVTMMYANQFDGLGQYNFVGYTHQLTSTYAFSIGWIRYNVGDIPETSALEGSYNDHGNPNYDFSQYFHGRFSYADNALFFSFAKMNQIKLNLGWLYSEFPMQIPVGINFKVIQGGTNGISGNNGVITKDVSKSGIGVDIGTMIMFGISDLAESPNLGDFAMGLHIQDVTVTGVRYNAVSSSTRARDIVKPNLKFGMSYLHPLGALKSNILFSYESNTRYGGDKHYGLEWDYMKTVALRLGKDDKLITYGAGISLWQVRLDYALSNHALGNVHRISAAYKF from the coding sequence ATGGTAAAATTGTCGAAAAGAAAGGTAAACTGGCTTATTTTAGATAATATGAAATACCGAATTCTATATACCGTATTGTTAATAGTCATCTTTCAGGCCGTTGTTTTTGCAGGTGATGGCACCCGGCGTTATGCCAATGCTTTTCTGGAAATACCTCTCGGAGCCCGCGCAGCCGGGATCGGCAATGCTTACGTGGCAGTGGCTGATGACGGAACTGCATTCTTCTGGAATCCGGCGGGCGTAGCCCTCATGCACAAGCGTGAAGTAACGATGATGTATGCCAACCAATTTGACGGTCTTGGCCAGTACAATTTTGTTGGATATACTCATCAATTAACATCAACATACGCCTTCTCGATCGGATGGATTCGTTATAACGTCGGTGATATTCCTGAAACAAGTGCATTAGAGGGCTCATATAACGATCATGGCAACCCCAATTATGATTTCAGTCAATATTTTCACGGACGCTTTAGTTACGCCGACAATGCGCTGTTCTTTTCTTTTGCAAAAATGAATCAAATTAAGTTAAATTTGGGCTGGTTATACAGTGAATTTCCAATGCAGATACCTGTTGGGATAAATTTCAAAGTAATTCAGGGCGGCACTAACGGCATTTCAGGTAACAATGGCGTGATAACAAAAGATGTCAGCAAATCAGGCATCGGCGTAGATATTGGAACCATGATCATGTTCGGTATAAGCGACCTTGCCGAATCACCGAATCTGGGCGATTTTGCCATGGGCCTCCATATTCAGGATGTTACTGTGACGGGCGTTCGCTACAATGCCGTTTCCTCGTCTACACGGGCGCGTGATATTGTTAAGCCAAACTTAAAATTCGGCATGTCATACCTTCACCCGTTAGGCGCCTTAAAGAGCAATATTTTGTTTTCTTACGAAAGTAATACGCGTTACGGCGGAGATAAACACTACGGCTTAGAATGGGATTACATGAAAACGGTTGCATTACGATTGGGTAAGGATGATAAACTCATTACTTACGGAGCCGGGATATCGCTGTGGCAGGTCCGCCTCGATTATGCTCTTTCCAATCATGCTTTGGGAAATGTTCACCGCATCAGCGCCGCCTATAAATTTTAA
- a CDS encoding T9SS type A sorting domain-containing protein, whose product MHKIHFRNRSTLIAIGMIAFAILCGAKAVHAQIQSKQDYVKSVSEKEGELVYTFNFVKPDIDRVELNGETYQRLTSPLFEYIQEEGAPQLPKISYLIELPEGSPQALVTQNEREYIPMQSIILTGANLPTDGSVQESPKQITSKFNAAGGWYPRNLVELSYLGKMREIPLYRLTVYPYRYNAKKHQVEFNKNITVRITYSTSKKVQVYESNTSEINEILDSELINEKQAKKSRYLKNKAMLKSSAEATLSNVTQSPGQSIKIIVNKNGIYKVTYDYLKEKTGLDFSGIDPRNFRLFNLGLEVPIYYRSQEKDKFSSGDYFEFYGEKYLAKFNKNLRDIPPSIGHYLDPWSDDNVYFLSWGEKPGIRLIEENGGVILPRKSDSLSSNQFTVTKHFEEDNIRLDIKNINLIQPAVVEDIWAFDGGIANLISSQSQKDYEFTIEKLSSSSLNQVLRINLQGISTNNHTVDIKINGIGLTTSLVWTGPVKFQVDIPIANISSNPLREGINTLTISTPVTSNPALLDKFALNWFEITYKRKYQAEKDYVEFRVGDESFTTLKEFKIEKFTDPDISLYKKGVSRIVNWDLKTNSGFQKDTSYFLVFQDEVSISGIEYIAVSESAKLLPKDVLLDKPSVLTTGYHNARYLIIAPKLLKDAALRLENYRRSRGLSVESVDIEDIYDEFNFGIKSPYAIRDFLRFTYLSPNWHGSQGSPLYIMLIGDASASPKAISNNNDFIPVQFIQTKTYGPAASDYWYSLADDQDILPDFFIGRFPVSTVTQLDAVIDKIITYEQSNLSGSWRNKVLYIGGQSDNRGVVQNISSIPVDVFRFQATSIINSRMPQSFSPDRVYVFPIRDQFYGNFAQVVKGFEEGNLLTAYLGHGGGGIWGDLDSVSGKPLLNLTQVNELKTNPGRYPLVLSMTCFVGAFDNPNSLGELLLTKPYGGAVGVIASSGTGWIIGDFQLLDQSINAFLKPGNSVGEAVTQGKINYLLQQGITDYEVSGAGNTLTTGAIPQSMVFQFNYLGDPALRLKTPLKRTFSLSNYSPSKTSVITVSGAAGFSSGTGTAQMYQMRQVIDSVANGANKPSFVDLDTVDFLISNGNYSFNINLGNIASSTLENGITGIRIFAESSDGRYSFNGQDNFTINGAYISQIQVLPSTPTSSDTVRFSAVASDPDLVECVTVTYDRTGSVTENVTDTLFLSQDNIYISRGSGPFTENDLISYRIKVKDSLGDSTISDLQEVRILAGLDLKMDQVNSPGDQTASIFLGGINQTNINAVIQNVGFRPASNVKIRFYNGDPRAAGIFIGEAELTIDGSVPNAGKIAVDTVAIASTLNNGSHNVYVWIDPDSITSDVNRYNNLGFRALTLSTFNVTPSTGTTYDGIQNDTVSVDNSFFVNAPANAVTQNSTLSINRKTNILINDQPDLGFAYPKGYATPQAYDVSLSHPLVNSKSILVQFEYDTTLYPASMLYHDSLNIYIWNSGNRKWNIVNSEKLIQNGTISVEVSEQVEIGIFTLMINRDRLSPVIEPTVEGQYFSQGSIAPKNPKISAIIYDRNGVSLNRKHYNIELNGQRLDSTKIILPDSLANSNVVTLTLINDQNFDVGSNNITFQVSDVNGNVSAPDTLHFKVVSGFDIKVLGNFPNPFTNVTTFAFRIEASEQLDNLEIGIYTVSGRRIKKITPDDITSQILNSVGYHEVQWDATDDNGRDIANGIYFYRIKGKLNGKIVEKKGKLAYFR is encoded by the coding sequence ATGCATAAAATACATTTCAGAAATAGATCTACCCTTATTGCGATTGGGATGATTGCCTTTGCCATCCTTTGTGGAGCCAAAGCAGTTCACGCACAAATTCAATCAAAGCAAGATTACGTTAAGTCCGTCTCAGAAAAGGAAGGCGAATTAGTCTACACATTCAATTTTGTCAAACCGGATATCGATCGGGTAGAATTAAATGGTGAAACATATCAACGTCTTACATCCCCTCTTTTTGAATATATACAAGAGGAAGGGGCTCCGCAATTACCCAAGATTAGTTACCTCATTGAATTACCTGAAGGATCACCGCAGGCCTTGGTGACGCAGAATGAGCGCGAGTATATACCGATGCAATCTATCATCTTAACCGGCGCAAACTTACCCACGGACGGTTCAGTACAAGAATCGCCAAAGCAAATCACTTCGAAATTCAACGCTGCCGGAGGCTGGTATCCAAGAAATTTAGTTGAGTTAAGTTATCTCGGAAAAATGCGAGAAATTCCGTTGTACCGATTAACCGTATATCCATACCGATACAATGCAAAAAAACATCAGGTTGAGTTCAATAAAAATATAACCGTCAGGATTACCTACTCAACATCTAAAAAAGTGCAGGTTTATGAGAGCAACACCTCTGAGATCAATGAAATACTTGATTCCGAACTGATTAACGAAAAACAGGCCAAAAAATCACGGTATTTGAAAAACAAAGCTATGCTAAAAAGCTCTGCTGAGGCAACACTTTCAAATGTTACACAATCTCCGGGTCAGTCGATCAAAATTATCGTTAACAAGAATGGTATTTACAAAGTTACCTATGATTACTTGAAAGAAAAAACAGGGCTGGATTTTTCCGGAATCGATCCAAGAAACTTTCGTTTGTTTAATCTCGGGCTGGAAGTGCCGATATATTATCGTAGTCAGGAAAAAGATAAATTTAGTTCCGGCGATTACTTTGAATTTTACGGAGAAAAATACCTGGCAAAGTTTAACAAGAATCTCCGCGATATTCCGCCAAGTATCGGACATTATCTGGACCCGTGGAGCGACGACAACGTTTATTTCCTAAGCTGGGGAGAAAAGCCAGGAATTCGGCTCATTGAGGAAAACGGAGGGGTAATTCTTCCGCGGAAATCCGATTCACTTAGTTCAAATCAATTTACTGTCACTAAACATTTCGAAGAAGACAATATTCGTCTTGATATCAAAAATATTAACCTGATTCAACCGGCTGTAGTCGAGGATATTTGGGCTTTCGACGGAGGGATTGCAAATCTGATTTCGAGTCAGTCTCAAAAAGATTATGAATTTACTATCGAAAAACTGTCTTCATCTTCTCTCAATCAGGTGCTACGCATTAATTTGCAGGGCATCAGCACCAACAACCATACTGTCGATATTAAAATCAACGGTATTGGACTTACAACAAGTTTAGTATGGACCGGCCCGGTCAAATTTCAGGTAGATATTCCGATAGCCAATATTTCTTCTAATCCGCTCAGAGAGGGTATCAATACGCTCACCATCAGTACGCCCGTGACATCTAATCCTGCATTACTGGATAAGTTTGCATTAAATTGGTTTGAAATCACCTATAAAAGAAAATACCAAGCGGAAAAAGACTACGTTGAGTTTCGGGTTGGAGACGAGAGCTTCACTACTCTAAAAGAATTTAAGATCGAGAAATTTACAGACCCGGATATCAGCCTTTACAAAAAAGGCGTAAGCCGGATTGTGAATTGGGACTTAAAAACCAACAGCGGCTTCCAGAAGGACACGTCCTATTTTCTGGTTTTTCAGGATGAAGTGAGCATAAGCGGAATTGAATATATCGCAGTGAGTGAATCCGCAAAACTTTTACCAAAGGATGTACTTCTTGACAAACCATCCGTTTTGACCACAGGATATCATAACGCACGTTATCTGATTATTGCGCCGAAACTGTTGAAAGATGCAGCATTAAGGTTGGAAAATTATCGGCGATCCAGGGGCTTATCGGTTGAATCCGTTGATATAGAAGATATTTATGATGAATTCAATTTCGGAATAAAAAGTCCGTATGCGATACGTGATTTCCTCCGTTTTACTTACCTCAGCCCTAATTGGCATGGCAGTCAGGGTTCTCCACTCTACATCATGTTAATCGGCGATGCGTCCGCCTCTCCAAAAGCCATTAGTAATAATAACGATTTCATCCCTGTTCAGTTTATCCAAACTAAGACCTATGGTCCGGCCGCAAGCGATTATTGGTACAGTCTGGCCGATGATCAGGATATTTTGCCCGATTTTTTTATCGGCCGTTTTCCAGTATCAACCGTTACGCAACTCGATGCGGTTATCGATAAGATTATTACATACGAACAATCAAATTTATCGGGTTCATGGAGAAACAAAGTACTTTATATAGGCGGGCAAAGCGATAACCGCGGTGTGGTACAAAACATCAGCAGTATACCTGTAGATGTCTTTCGTTTCCAAGCCACCAGCATTATCAACTCCCGCATGCCGCAGAGTTTTTCACCGGATAGGGTTTACGTTTTTCCCATCCGAGATCAATTCTACGGAAACTTTGCTCAGGTCGTCAAAGGATTTGAAGAGGGTAATTTACTTACTGCTTATCTTGGCCATGGCGGAGGCGGTATCTGGGGCGATCTGGATTCTGTTTCAGGAAAACCGCTTTTGAATCTGACCCAAGTAAATGAGCTAAAAACTAATCCGGGGCGATACCCTCTTGTACTCAGCATGACCTGTTTTGTTGGCGCCTTTGACAACCCTAATTCACTGGGTGAATTGTTACTAACCAAACCTTATGGTGGCGCTGTCGGCGTCATAGCATCCAGCGGAACCGGCTGGATCATCGGCGACTTTCAACTGCTCGATCAATCTATAAATGCTTTTTTGAAGCCGGGCAATTCGGTCGGTGAAGCGGTGACGCAGGGCAAAATAAACTATCTTTTGCAGCAAGGTATTACCGATTATGAAGTAAGCGGAGCCGGCAATACATTGACTACCGGGGCCATACCACAAAGCATGGTTTTTCAGTTTAATTATTTGGGCGACCCTGCATTACGATTAAAAACTCCGTTGAAAAGAACCTTTTCTCTTTCAAATTACAGTCCGTCAAAAACATCGGTCATAACGGTTTCAGGCGCGGCGGGATTTTCAAGCGGAACAGGAACGGCGCAAATGTATCAAATGCGTCAGGTTATCGATTCAGTTGCCAACGGCGCAAACAAGCCTTCATTCGTCGATCTGGATACAGTCGATTTCTTAATTTCAAATGGAAATTATTCATTTAATATTAACCTGGGCAATATCGCATCCTCTACTTTAGAAAACGGCATTACGGGAATCAGAATATTTGCCGAATCGTCCGATGGCCGTTATTCCTTTAATGGACAGGATAATTTTACTATCAATGGCGCTTATATTTCACAGATTCAAGTGCTTCCATCTACCCCTACAAGTTCCGACACCGTAAGATTTTCAGCCGTAGCAAGCGATCCGGATTTAGTGGAATGCGTAACGGTTACATATGATCGCACGGGCTCCGTTACGGAAAATGTAACCGATACGCTTTTTTTATCACAAGACAATATTTACATCAGCCGCGGCAGCGGGCCATTCACCGAAAATGATCTGATTAGCTATCGGATAAAAGTCAAAGACAGTTTAGGCGACTCGACGATTTCAGACTTACAGGAAGTTCGAATTCTTGCCGGTCTCGATCTTAAAATGGATCAGGTGAACAGTCCGGGCGATCAAACCGCCTCAATTTTTTTGGGAGGAATAAACCAAACAAACATTAACGCCGTCATTCAAAATGTCGGATTTAGGCCTGCTTCGAATGTTAAAATTCGTTTCTATAACGGCGACCCTCGCGCTGCAGGGATTTTTATTGGCGAAGCTGAGTTAACGATTGACGGCTCTGTTCCAAACGCCGGAAAGATTGCAGTAGACACGGTTGCCATTGCTTCGACGCTGAATAACGGTTCACATAATGTCTATGTATGGATTGATCCCGATTCAATTACATCCGATGTTAATCGATATAATAATCTCGGATTCCGGGCGCTGACGTTGAGTACATTTAACGTTACGCCCTCCACAGGCACCACATACGATGGAATACAGAACGATACCGTTTCAGTCGACAATAGTTTTTTTGTAAATGCGCCCGCCAACGCAGTGACCCAAAACTCAACCTTGTCCATCAATAGAAAAACGAACATCCTGATAAATGACCAACCCGATCTCGGTTTTGCATATCCGAAAGGCTATGCAACTCCTCAAGCTTACGATGTATCGTTATCGCATCCGCTTGTGAATTCAAAATCAATCCTCGTTCAATTTGAGTATGACACGACGCTCTACCCTGCTTCCATGCTCTATCATGACTCGCTGAATATCTATATATGGAATTCCGGCAACCGAAAATGGAATATCGTAAATTCAGAAAAGCTGATTCAAAACGGAACTATTTCCGTCGAAGTTTCGGAGCAAGTTGAAATCGGCATTTTTACTCTTATGATCAATCGCGACCGTTTATCGCCTGTTATTGAGCCGACCGTCGAAGGTCAGTATTTTTCACAAGGCTCGATCGCCCCGAAAAATCCGAAGATTTCCGCAATTATCTATGACCGAAACGGAGTTAGCCTCAACCGCAAACATTATAACATTGAGTTAAACGGGCAGCGGCTTGATTCAACAAAAATAATTCTTCCGGATTCTTTGGCTAATTCAAACGTCGTTACTCTTACGCTTATCAATGATCAAAACTTCGATGTCGGCTCTAACAACATTACTTTTCAGGTTTCAGATGTAAACGGAAATGTGAGCGCGCCGGACACGCTTCACTTCAAAGTCGTAAGTGGTTTTGACATTAAGGTTTTAGGAAATTTCCCGAATCCATTCACCAACGTGACTACCTTTGCGTTTCGTATCGAAGCATCGGAACAATTGGATAATCTCGAGATCGGTATATACACAGTGTCTGGAAGACGTATTAAGAAAATTACGCCCGATGATATCACAAGCCAGATACTGAATTCCGTGGGGTACCACGAAGTTCAATGGGACGCTACGGACGATAACGGACGTGACATTGCCAACGGAATTTATTTTTATCGGATCAAAGGAAAGCTGAATGGTAAAATTGTCGAAAAGAAAGGTAAACTGGCTTATTTTAGATAA
- a CDS encoding TIGR00159 family protein yields MQQELFKFWIVPVTWIDILDIAVVTIIFYRAYLVIQGTTASRMLMGLILILIVSIAVQALNMSGMIWLVDQIRTVWVIAFVIIFQPELRRMLTFFGQSGFLRNIIKLGIPTYVHEVIKTCEHLSKRRSGAIIAMERSTGLKNIIETGVSLDAKISQQLLLSIFNPRSPLHDGAVVIENDQVSAAKCLLPLSQNPYIESSLGTRHRAALGLSEQSDAIVIVISEETGKISIAYKGTLNRNISVAELQGFIEEVLKSGRTRGLWRKSVNSGKRQPLTNVAIK; encoded by the coding sequence ATGCAGCAAGAATTATTTAAATTCTGGATCGTGCCTGTAACATGGATTGATATACTTGATATCGCCGTTGTTACCATTATTTTTTATCGCGCTTATCTTGTCATACAAGGCACGACTGCTTCGCGTATGTTAATGGGTTTGATCCTGATTTTGATCGTATCCATTGCCGTACAAGCTCTGAATATGAGCGGTATGATATGGCTCGTCGACCAAATCAGAACCGTCTGGGTCATCGCATTTGTTATCATATTCCAGCCAGAATTGCGGCGTATGCTTACGTTTTTCGGCCAAAGCGGATTCCTTCGTAATATTATAAAACTAGGCATACCCACATATGTACATGAAGTCATAAAAACTTGTGAACACCTGTCCAAACGCCGTTCAGGTGCGATTATTGCAATGGAGAGATCGACGGGCCTAAAAAATATCATTGAGACCGGCGTATCTTTGGATGCAAAAATTTCTCAGCAATTATTATTATCCATATTTAATCCTAGATCGCCTCTTCACGACGGAGCTGTCGTCATCGAAAATGACCAGGTATCTGCCGCCAAATGCCTTTTACCTCTGAGTCAGAATCCGTACATCGAGTCATCACTCGGAACCAGGCACCGCGCCGCCTTGGGGTTATCAGAACAATCGGATGCAATTGTGATCGTCATTTCGGAAGAGACGGGAAAGATATCCATAGCCTATAAGGGAACCTTGAATCGAAACATATCGGTGGCTGAACTCCAAGGTTTTATTGAGGAAGTCCTCAAGTCAGGAAGAACACGTGGATTGTGGCGCAAATCGGTAAACTCGGGTAAGAGACAGCCGCTTACAAACGTAGCAATTAAATAG
- the folP gene encoding dihydropteroate synthase, with the protein MSKDSRTEDFYTDCLTRVYIMGVLNVTPNSFSDGGKFYSPEAAMAHAIQLKEDGADIVDVGGESTRPGADPVSLQEELDRTIPIIEKITKSLDVLISIDTYKSKVADEAMRSGAHIINDISGLTFDHDMIATAVQHDAALVIMHIKGTPKDMQTNPQYGDAVSEIKTFLFHACEKAKKSGIKKIIIDPGLGFGKRFEDNFLILNKLEQLKSLGYPLLIGSSRKSYLGKPFDAAPLDRLEGTIVSNIIAMQKGANILRVHDVKSIRRAVTIAEKIMNP; encoded by the coding sequence ATGTCGAAGGATAGCCGCACAGAAGATTTTTACACGGATTGTCTAACCCGTGTTTATATTATGGGCGTTTTGAACGTTACGCCGAATTCATTTTCAGATGGCGGTAAGTTTTACTCTCCCGAAGCAGCTATGGCGCATGCCATACAATTAAAAGAAGACGGCGCTGACATTGTGGACGTCGGGGGCGAATCGACTCGGCCTGGAGCGGATCCGGTATCACTACAGGAGGAATTAGACCGGACAATTCCGATTATTGAAAAAATAACAAAATCTCTCGACGTACTAATTTCAATTGACACATATAAATCGAAAGTAGCGGATGAGGCTATGCGATCAGGTGCTCACATTATTAACGATATCAGCGGGTTGACTTTTGACCATGATATGATTGCCACCGCAGTACAACACGACGCCGCGTTGGTAATCATGCATATAAAAGGCACCCCAAAAGATATGCAGACAAACCCGCAATATGGTGACGCTGTCAGTGAAATAAAAACCTTTCTGTTCCATGCATGCGAAAAGGCAAAAAAAAGCGGGATTAAAAAAATTATAATTGATCCCGGGTTGGGGTTTGGAAAGAGATTTGAAGATAATTTTCTGATTTTAAATAAACTTGAACAACTTAAATCGCTCGGCTATCCCCTATTGATCGGTTCTTCAAGAAAATCATATCTCGGCAAACCGTTTGATGCTGCGCCCTTGGACCGCCTGGAGGGCACGATAGTGTCTAATATTATTGCTATGCAAAAAGGCGCAAATATTTTGAGGGTACACGATGTAAAATCCATTCGGCGAGCCGTAACTATTGCAGAAAAAATCATGAACCCGTAA